One part of the Aspergillus luchuensis IFO 4308 DNA, chromosome 5, nearly complete sequence genome encodes these proteins:
- a CDS encoding putative MFS multidrug transporter (COG:G;~EggNog:ENOG410QE1F;~InterPro:IPR020846,IPR011701,IPR036259;~PFAM:PF07690;~TransMembrane:11 (o201-219i231-249o255-278i290-313o343-365i453-478o505-527i539-557o563-590i602-626o638-657i);~go_function: GO:0022857 - transmembrane transporter activity [Evidence IEA];~go_process: GO:0055085 - transmembrane transport [Evidence IEA]): MTSTQPPEIRNSHTDNHVDTTAAISAPEADASRLRKNPDTQFLSPAMSVDSSIDGDQDSVNTAIHDGSSAQTRILAPAPMPEFSQSQRLSVDDHNSSDDDDDSSFSDSDSDSFSSSDDDDEENTNLIANEDDPNPNEDNNNDADEKPVTWSSLPKKSQLAILTIARLSEPLTQTSLQAYMFYQLKSFDPSLPDSTISGQAGILQGSFTAAQFLTAVWWGRLADAEWMGRKRVLLIGSLGTCISCLGFGFSRSFVAAAVFRTLGGVLNSNVGVMRTMIAEIIEEKKYQSRAFLLLPMCFNIGVIIGPVLGGALADPVKNYPQIFGPGTFLGGANGVEWMRKWPFLLPNLLSAVFIFCSLLAVFFGLDETHETARHRSDWGRQLGHRISRALRRTKHKDSKYYQRLTEHPDDESLYIDNTSHHRRSISISSRSSRPTPKTPSSRPSFRQIYTRNVLLTLLAQFLLAFHTSAFNAITFTFLPTPRAPPSTRTGWFHFSGGLGLPSSRVGLATAIIGIIGLPLQIFIYPWVQGYLGTLRSFRTFLPFSSLAYALMPFLLLLPPAAYIVWPAFTVVIALQVVSRTFALPAAVILVNNSVSDAKVLGTINGVSQSISSAARTLGPFLGGWGLGEGLRGNFVGGVWWGLAVEAMVGWVVLWFIWEGRGIERKKKRSANK, translated from the exons ATGACCTCCACACAACCACCCGAGATCCGCAACTCCCACACCGACAATCATGTAgatactactgctgctatctCCGCGCCCGAGGCCGACGCCTCACGCCTCCGCAAGAATCCGGACACCCAATTCTTGTCGCCCGCCATGTCAGTCGATTCCTCCATCGACGGCGACCAAGACAGCGTCAACACTGCCATCCACGACGGCAGCTCGGCGCAGACCCGTATACTTGCGCCGGCGCCTATGCCCGAATTCTCTCAGTCGCAGCGCTTATCAGTAGATGATCACAACAGtagcgacgacgacgatgacagcAGCTTCAGtgacagcgacagcgacagctTTAGCTccagcgacgatgacgacgaagaaaaTACCAACCTGATCGCGAACGAAGAcgaccccaaccccaacgaagacaacaacaacgacgcCGACGAGAAACCCGTAACATGGTCTTCACTACCGAAAAAGAGCCAACTCGCTATCCTCACCATCGCCCGTCTCTCAGAGCCACTCACCCAGACCTCCCTGCAAGCGTACATGTTCTACCAGCTCAAGTCGTTCGACCCGTCCTTACCGGACTCGACTATCTCCGGACAGGCAGGCATCTTGCAGGGCAGTTTCACTGCGGCGCAGTTCCTGACGGCTGTGTGGTGGGGACGGCTAGCTGATgcggagtggatggggaggaagagagtgtTGCTGATCGGGTCGCTGGGGACGTGTATCTCGTGCTTGGGATTCGGGTTCTCGCGGTCGTTTGTGGCTGCTGCGGTGTTTCGCACGCTGGGAGGTGTGCTGAATAGTAATGTGGGtgtgatgaggacgatgattGCGGAGATtatcgaggagaagaa GTATCAATCTCGAGCGTTCCTCTTACTGCCCATGTGCTTCAACATCGGCGTCATCATCGGCCCAGTGCTGGGCGGTGCCCTAGCTGATCCAGTCAAGAACTATCCCCAGATCTTCGGACCGGGCACATTCCTCGGTGGTGCGAATGGGGTGGAGTGGATGCGCAAATGGCCCTTCCTGTTACCAAACCTGCTCAGTGCAGTATTCATCTTCTGCTCGTTGCTAgctgtcttcttcggcttaGACGAG ACCCACGAAACAGCCCGCCACCGCAGCGACTGGGGCCGTCAACTCGGGCACCGGATCTCACGCGCCCTCCGCCGCACCAAACACAAAGACAGCAAATACTACCAACGTCTAACCGAACACCCCGACGACGAATCCCTCTACATCGACAACAcctcccaccaccgccgcagcatcagcatcagcagccgCTCCTCCCGTCCAACCCCAAAGACACCATCATCCCGCCCCTCCTTCCGCCAAATCTACACCCGCAAcgtcctcctcaccctcctcgcccaattcctcctcgccttccacACCTCCGCCTTCAACGCCATcaccttcaccttcctccccaccccgcgcgcccctccctccaccagaaCCGGCTGGTTCCACTTCTCCGGCGGCCTCGGCCTGCCCTCCTCGCGCGTCGGGCtcgccaccgccatcatcggGATCATCGGCCTCCCTTTACAAATCTTCATCTACCCCTGGGTCCAAGGCTACCTGGGTACCTTACGGTCCTTCCGCACCTTCCTacctttctcctccctcgcATACGCCCTCatgcccttcctcctccttcttccccccgcaGCATACATCGTCTGGCCTGCATTCACCGTGGTGATCGCACTGCAGGTCGTGTCGAGGACGTTCGCGCTCCCCGCTGCGGTCATCCTAGTGAATAATAGTGTCTCGGATGCGAAGGTGCTTGGCACGATTAATGGCGTCTCGCAGAGTATTTCGTCGGCGGCGAGAACGTTAGGGCCGTTTTTGGGTGGCTGGGGGTTGGGTGAGGGCCTGAGGGGGAATTTTGTCGGAGGTGTTTGGTGGGGGTTGGCCGTCGAGGCGATGGTCGGGTGGGTTGTTTTGTGGTTTatttgggaggggagggggattgagaggaagaagaagaggtctGCCAAcaagtag
- a CDS encoding uncharacterized protein (TransMembrane:2 (o56-76i83-100o)): protein MCPPCMWCVTVFESPRTRSCVCCLRLFMDVDGLNKISVQVLISQQDAIGLALRPSFFLPFSSSFLLFVLNSVGYGVLMRFQGVPSLVELITACLGWYWIWMF from the coding sequence ATGTGTCCGCCATGCATGTGGTGTGTGACTGTCTTCGAGAGTCCTCGGACTCGTTCATGTGTCTGTTGCTTGAGGTTGTTCATGGACGTCGACGGACTGAATAAGATCTCCGTCCAGGTGTTGATCTCGCAACAGGATGCGATCGGACTTGCCCTTcgcccctctttcttccttcctttttcttcttcttttcttctttttgtcCTTAATAGTGTTGGATACGGCGTTCTGATGCGGTTTCAGGGAGTGCCTAGCCTTGTTGAATTGATTACTGCCTGTCTGGGATGGTATTGGATATGGATGTTTTGA